From Xiphophorus hellerii strain 12219 chromosome 6, Xiphophorus_hellerii-4.1, whole genome shotgun sequence, the proteins below share one genomic window:
- the xirp1 gene encoding xin actin-binding repeat-containing protein 1 isoform X2: MDFGHQKLPCLVRDAPKGTTQTEGQQHASGCLVFFFVIFHSSAVGRDTAMETFGLRRTQSLKSLSGTQERSRVASSTANWNRKSVSQLVQHYQSCADLRTSEKAEQGFEESVTCVDSRWRRLDSRDSGSSWTNLSRSRSMDFLPQRETSGTRALRALFESKASLQQDYHSGLGLNSPSTSVGKAAGDCPLQDWRSYNTSPKENTIQRTTQVDGRKAPNGLQESYRPTSRHTHDDKYSPSLSKGGTSTGQSRDRTSTSSSVKDRLALYLSRTAAIDSVGGSEQPEFRGTPRTKTKTSKMADAERKITVSQPFHEEDDLPPPPPPPVPPRPFDYEGPMTLSSLPLPPPKETFSTFYQQRQKSELKRLYKHIHPSLQASLDDAVDDEIMQAVQAENTQAADAAYQGEVQSMRWIFENWTLDNIGDPHETKKLLDTEELKGGDVRSTSTMFEHIDSTQHMATKRQTSVRGDVRTSTWLFETQPLDALSKSKADEGELVEALLKEPIQSGDVRGARLLFESKPLSDLGRCNSIEDCSVLKLKSELQEQRGDVRKTLKLFETEPCCAIRDNSGNIHEIKSICREEINSGKLNTARWLFETQPLDTINKGSDGVKIIRGISLEEGHREGVDQKRWMFETQSFDTITEVSGVDTFHGVDAGNAGEANVVNKKKLFETQPRAALGENSLEREAIIGGDVKSSMWLFETQPMQVLSDGCKAGRLKKISLSAEEQGEVKGKKLMFENVSFQKNTLFKEQEIEKGDVTGFKQLFETIPLSQIAQLEQQMAERQETNKAVMETSPLYAIKDSSGNLHEVTTVSREEFINGKVKNYKWMFETKPLDQLGDGKDVEIIKGITRQEDTTGDVKTAKWLFETQTIDGIHCKFNKTEQSSSAEKESCKGDVKTCKWLFETQPMDMLYDKMRKTEDKDAVDTDVKSMTWLFESQPLDTIRDGEPNSLKLCSTKRDSVKPEVAVQTVKHLFETETLDRIKKESDAEQNLRCISQVNFQSGDVSRVKELFESQSLDEIGSEIMLTAEGQKQGEHVEKGSVHKVTWMFENCPMNQINRDQDEHGVSMEAVGVLETGDVQNKRFVFETSSLDKIQKEPIEEKSVSVQDLMGNVDVKSSTMMFESLPLYAIRDKEGQFHEVTTVKKEEVMSGDVRGARWMFETKPLDAIKTENEVYVIRAVTQEDVKKGDVKSARWKFETQPLDSLTERDEPPVLVTEDFGGSSVQLNKQIFESEQSNKKFVRMVSVTDVQRGDVRTSTWLFENQTLDSLKGEPQEQSPVKTVHREDNQKGDVKRCTWMFESQPLDKIKESKDTLAQATEEIPKADVKCTTWLFETTPLDKITANSVADTLSYLYEIKFVHSSGIIIEENERRHVNMAKYLLESSKGVQIQKEDIVAGNIRNIMLQLLLKPTIKPQVTLLREVEKGQINTTVVELPVFESTTAANIERDRRIQNIAQMIDDLLVQDKNFKKGIIMQESGEERGEMSVFSLICNSEMKTESHVMERGDVKTTIGNLLATANNQRAATLCRVDENEKGNVNLYKSCIEKGDLHYLKSLHTEESEFEAACGLWVKEQVETVQGGVQEAKRNLCQQKEQVERTVCDVLPGDVKNTKKVFSSEPFVSVDCCIPREEIIPGDVSSAKQQLAAKQPVIVDKEEVVPGDIKATMESLERAKQQSMSVEREMIKPGTIYEMDLSAHGPVDEGSQPQKEVIVSGDVRAAKKSLEMAKQQSMQVEREVIVPGKIYNLGVSVQKESSSTVAQSTCSSSSRCQQNKTYPQVSDAEKDQESHISFENCQPSAVVVSNCAQQPMPLFVGCDFNGQTTEDEIEEVIRGDVKAAIRSLQSAATEQRFVDKENVVRGNVQLALESLEKSSVNVSKGDYKAAMIYRNSGRTCPGKSKTVHNQCVVVPIPLSDTTLSPSISVTCEGQPRNPTQFSPHNPLANGPSILPSLERVTSPPLIAESKKPKNHKPALPPKPQWITVEAANTSPTSAPKVICPIDDNVNAEVSPKQSQQFPIQSTDMPSEERNDGRMQRDGDEAQGSHLSNEDQPIQSNIQIDNTKLQTPLTERKSNIHLTMSNSDKMQVERNVIQKINAAEEIQMCMKSYAEDGKQEMNMSLRAALKNFGKKDRDDLDKRVLPSKKVKVSYNNSSDPRQTGNNLPQHHEHELSLPRHQHKTEVETSQTNTTGEINHSQQNDLQQNKQELWDNVVLREKKVRETKEERLQRLSVHKDEIMKENAETAMEIFDNLRKREELKGILSQVQQIEGEQCSVDATSLKSLYSNVPPWMVTSRNAKKCKKEEKKVAELQDDDLESISSVESAFEDLEKASKEIMKLKEQTLAKLVDIEETIKKALYSVSNLKSEADIAGLSGLFDESLKSEQHFQPANSIKKISIVSSKTNPSPRRESPEEPQNANSKPLIRQSSSQSSPSFISIRSARKPSEQQKPTMSTFKPDTKSAPGGCHDAKQDLDSSVLESSSSGPSQERKVSVLEVKAVPEQNTGIIGTKTVSETYEESDSFGNVFVSSVTSTFVTNQPDGKTSALFEVVGGPARYEVTTSPLMQRSGRPFEDKVLSNAKQNETVFVTFSQPKLNK; this comes from the exons ATGGACTTTGGCCACCAGAAATTGCCGTGTCTTGTGAGAGATGCTCCAAAAGGCACAACTCAGACAGAAGGACAGCAACACGCAAGTGGCTGCctcgtcttcttctttgtcatcTTCCACTCCTCGG CTGTTGGTAGAGACACTGCGATGGAGACGTTTGGCCTGAGGAGGACTCAGTCCCTCAAGAGTCTCTCCGGGACTCAGGAACGATCACGGGTCGCATCATCGACAGCAAACTGGAACAGGAAGTCTGTCTCCCAGCTGGTGCAGCA TTACCAAAGCTGTGCAGACCTAAGGACTTCAGAAAAAGCAGAGCAAGGATTTGAG GAGTCAGTAACCTGTGTGGACAGTCGCTGGAGGAGGCTGGACAGCAGGGACTCTGGGAGCTCCTGGACTAATCTGTCCAGGAGTCGCTCCATGGACTTCCTCCCGCAGAGAGAGACTTCTGGCACCAGAGCTCTGCGGGCGCTGTTCGAGTCCAAGGCCAGCCTGCAGCAGGACTACCACAGCGGCCTTGGGCTGAACTCCCCGTCCACAAGCGTCGGTAAAGCAGCTGGAGACTGTCCTCTGCAGGACTGGAGGAGCTACAACACCTCTCCGAAGGAAAATACGATTCAG AGAACGACCCAGGTGGACGGTCGAAAGGCTCCGAATGGCCTCCAAGAGAGTTACAGACCCACGTCCAGACACACACACG atgaTAAATATAGTCCATCACTGAGCAAAGGAGGCACTTCCACAGGACAATCCAGAGATAGGACATCTACTTCCTCCTCAGTCAAAGACAGACTGGCTCTATATCTGTCGAGAACAGCGGCCATTGACTCGGTGGGCGGCTCAGAACAGCCA GAATTCAGAGGAACTCCACGAACGAAGACTAAAACCAGCAAG ATGGCTGATGCAGAAAGGAAAATCACAGTTTCACAACCATTTCATGAGGAAGATGACTtgcctcctcctccacctcctcctgtCCCACCCAGACCCTTTGACTATGAAGGGCCAATGACTCTGAGTAGCCTCCCTTTGCCTCCACCTAAAGAAACCTTCTCCACATTCTACCAGCAACGGCAGAAGAGTGAGCTGAAGAGGCTCTACAAACATATCCACCCCAGCCTGCAAGCAAGTCTTGACGACGCTGTCGATGATGAGATAATGCAAGCAGTGCAGGCAGAAAACACTCAGGCAGCAGACGCAGCTTATCAGGGAGAAGTTCAGTCCATGAGGTGGATCTTTGAAAACTGGACTCTCGACAATATCGGAGATCCTCACGAAACTAAGAAACTCTTGGATACAGAGGAATTAAAAGGCGGAGACGTCAGAAGCACCTCTACGATGTTTGAGCACATCGACAGCACCCAACACATGGCGACTAAAAGACAAACGTCCGTCAGAGGGGATGTGAGAACGTCCACATGGTTGTTTGAAACCCAACCTTTAGATGCTCTAAGTAAATCCAAAGCTGACGAAGGTGAACTGGTAGAGGCCCTTCTGAAAGAACCCATTCAGTCTGGCGATGTAAGAGGGGCTCGACTTCTTTTTGAGTCCAAACCACTGAGCGACTTGGGCCGGTGCAATTCCATTGAAGACTGTAGCGTCCTGAAACTGAAATCTGAGCTTCAGGAGCAGAGAGGCGATGTCAGGAAAACCTTGAAGCTGTTTGAGACAGAACCTTGCTGTGCCATCAGAGACAACAGCGGCAATATCCACGAGATTAAATCCATCTGTAGGGAGGAGATCAATAGTGGCAAACTCAACACTGCCCGGTGGCTTTTTGAAACCCAGCCTTTGGACACGATCAATAAAGGAAGTGATGGAGTGAAAATCATCCGGGGTATATCGCTGGAGGAAGGGCACAGAGAAGGCGTCGACCAGAAAAGGTGGATGTTTGAAACTCAGTCGTTTGACACGATTACAGAGGTTTCAGGAGTAGATACGTTTCATGGAGTAGATGCCGGCAACGCAGGCGAAGCTAATGTTGTCAACAAAAAGAAGCTGTTTGAGACGCAACCCAGGGCAGCCCTAGGAGAAAACTCTCTGGAGAGAGAAGCAATCATTGGGGGAGATGTCAAGTCTTCAATGTGGCTGTTTGAAACTCAGCCCATGCAGGTGCTCAGTGACGGCTGCAAAGCGGGGCGTCTGAAGAAAATCAGTCTGTCAGCTGAAGAACAAGGGGAAGTGAAAGGCAAAAAGCTCATGTTTGAAAATGTCAGCTTTCAAAAGAATACTTTGTTTAAAGAACAAGAGATTGAAAAGGGGGATGTTACGGGGTTCAAGCAACTTTTTGAGACGATCCCCTTAAGTCAAATTGCTCAGCTGGAACAGCAGATGGCTGAGAGGCAGGAAACCAACAAGGCAGTGATGGAGACCAGCCCTCTATATGCAATAAAAGATAGTTCTGGAAACCTTCATGAGGTCACGACAGTCAGCCGGGAGGAATTCATCAACGGGAAAGTCAAAAACTACAAGTGGATGTTTGAGACCAAGCCTTTAGATCAGCTGGGAGATGGAAAAGATGTTGAGATTATCAAAGGCATCACCAGACAGGAGGACACTACAGGTGATGTTAAGACAGCAAAGTGGCTTTTTGAAACCCAGACCATTGATGGAATCCACtgcaaattcaataaaacagaacaaagctCTTCGGCTGAAAAGGAGTCTTGCAAAGGCGATGTCAAGACCTGCAAATGGTTATTTGAGACACAACCAATGGATATGTTGtatgacaaaatgagaaaaaccgAGGATAAAGACGCTGTCGACACAGATGTCAAGTCTATGACTTGGCTTTTTGAGTCACAACCCTTGGACACCATCAGAGATGGTGAGCCGAACAGCTTGAAGCTGTGCAGCACTAAGAGGGACTCTGTCAAACCAGAGGTTGCTGTTCAGACAGTCAAGCATCTATTCGAAACAGAAACTTTGGATCGGATAAAAAAAGAGTCAGATGCAGAACAAAACTTAAGATGCATCAGCCAGGTCAACTTTCAGTCAGGAGACGTGTCACGTGTCAAGGAACTTTTTGAGTCCCAATCCCTTGATGAAATTGGGTCAGAAATCATGTTAACAGCTGAGGGACAGAAGCAAGGTGAACACGTTGAAAAAGGTTCAGTGCATAAAGTTACATGGATGTTTGAGAACTGTCCTATGAACCAGATTAATAGAGACCAAGATGAGCATGGAGTAAGCATGGAGGCAGTTGGAGTTCTTGAGACTGGagatgttcaaaacaaaaggtTCGTCTTCGAAACCTCTTCACTGGACAAAATCCAAAAGGAACCAATTGAGGAGAAGTCAGTGTCAGTGCAAGACCTTATGGGCAATGTTGATGTGAAATCCAGCACCATGATGTTTGAGTCTCTGCCTCTCTATGCCATCAGAGACAAAGAGGGGCAGTTTCATGAAGTGACCACTGTCAAAAAAGAAGAGGTCATGAGTGGTGATGTCAGAGGGGCAAGGTGGATGTTTGAGACAAAACCACTCGACGCCATCAAGACGGAGAATGAAGTTTATGTGATTCGAGCTGTTACACAAGAAGATGTCAAGAAAGGGGATGTAAAATCAGCCAGATGGAAGTTTGAGACGCAACCTCTGGATTCGCTCACTGAACGAGATGAACCTCCTGTTTTGGTCACTGAAGACTTTGGAGGCAGCAGTGTCCAGctgaataaacaaatatttgaatctGAGCAATCGAACAAAAAGTTTGTGAGAATGGTTAGTGTCACTGATGTGCAACGGGGCGATGTGAGGACCTCCACCTGGCTTTTTGAGAATCAGACCCTCGACAGTCTGAAAGGCGAACCTCAGGAGCAGAGTCCAGTCAAAACAGTCCACAGAGAAGACAACCAGAAGGGAGATGTGAAGCGCTGCACGTGGATGTTTGAATCTCAGCCACTGGACAAGATCAAGGAGTCCAAAGATACTTTAGCACAAGCCACCGAGGAGATACCCAAAGCTGATGTGAAGTGCACTACCTGGCTTTTCGAGACCACGCCTCTGGATAAAATCACTGCCAACAGTGTGGCTGACACGCTTTCATACCTGTATGAAATCAAATTTGTCCACTCCAGTGGCATAATAATAGAAGAAAACGAAAGGAGGCATGTTAACATGGCAAAATACCTCCTGGAATCCAGCAAAGGTGTGCAAATTCAAAAAGAGGACATTGTTGCTGGCAACATTAGAAACATCATGTTGCAACTTCTGCTCAAACCAACAATCAAGCCACAAGTTACTCTTCTGAGAGAAGTCGAAAAGGGTCAAATCAACACCACTGTGGTGGAGCTGCCAGTCTTTGAGTCAACGACAGCTGCCAACATTGAGCGAGATCGAAGGATACAAAACATTGCTCAGATGATAGATGACTTGCTTGTTCAGGACAAGAATTTCAAAAAGGGAATTATAATGCAAGAGTCTGGAGAGGAAAGAGGAGAAATGTCcgttttttctttaatctgcaATAGTGAGATGAAAACTGAGAGTCATGTTATGGAAAGGGGAGATGTGAAAACTACAATCGGAAATCTCTTGGCTACTGCCAATAATCAGAGAGCTGCAACATTGTGTAGAgtggatgaaaatgaaaagggCAATGTGAATTTATATAAAAGCTGCATTGAAAAGGGAGACCTTCATTACTTGAAGAGTCTTCATACTGAGGAATCTGAATTTGAAGCTGCTTGTGGCCTTTGGGTGAAGGAGCAAGTTGAAACAGTTCAGGGGGGTGTGCAGGAAGCAAAGAGAAACCTCTGCCAGCAAAAAGAGCAGGTTGAGAGAACCGTTTGTGATGTTTTGCCAGGAGATGTAAAGAACACCAAAAAGGTTTTCTCATCTGAGCCCTTTGTCAGTGTCGATTGCTGTATTCCAAGAGAAGAAATAATCCCAGGAGATGTGTCGTCAGCAAAGCAACAACTGGCTGCAAAGCAACCAGTGATTGTGGATAAAGAGGAAGTTGTACCTGGAGACATTAAGGCAACAATGGAATCATTAGAGCGTGCAAAACAGCAAAGCATGAGTGTGGAGAGGGAGATGATTAAACCCGGGACCATCTATGAAATGGACTTGTCAGCTCATGGTCCTGTAGACGAAGGAAGCCAACCACAGAAAGAAGTGATTGTATCTGGAGATGTGAGAGCAGCTAAAAAGTCCCTTGAAATGGCCAAGCAGCAAAGTATGCAGGTGGAGCGGGAGGTCATTGTTCctggaaaaatatataatctgGGGGTGTCGGTGCAGAAGGAAAGCTCTTCGACTGTGGCACAATCTACATGTTCGTCTTCCTCAAGATGCCAGCAAAACAAGACTTATCCACAGGTCAGTGATGCAGAGAAGGATCAGGAAAGCCACATTTCCTTTGAAAATTGTCAACCAAGTGCAGTTGTAGTCAGCAATTGTGCCCAGCAACCAATGCCTTTATTTGTAGGTTGTGATTTTAATGGTCAGACAACTGAAGATGAAATAGAAGAAGTCATTAGAGGAGATGTGAAGGCAGCCATTAGGTCTCTGCAGAGTGCAGCAACAGAGCAGAGGTTTGTAGATAAGGAAAATGTTGTGAGAGGAAATGTGCAGCTGGCTTTGGAGTCTCTTGAGAAATCTAGTGTAAATGTATCCAAGGGAGACTATAAAGCTGCAATGATATACAGGAATTCAGGCAGGACATGCCCAGGGAAGAGCAAGACTGTTCACAATCAGTGTGTTGTGGTGCCTATTCCTTTATCTGACACAACATTGTCTCCTTCAATTTCAGTAACCTGTGAAGGACAGCCAAGGAACCCAACACAGTTTTCACCCCATAACCCATTAGCAAATGGACCCTCTATATTACCCAGCTTGGAAAGAGTAACCTCACCTCCACtcatagcagagagcaagaaacCAAAGAATCACAAGCCAGCATTACCACCAAAGCCACAATGGATAACAGTGGAAGCAGCAAACACCTCACCAACTTCTGCTCCCAAAGTCATCTGCCCCATTGACGACAACGTGAATGCAGAGGTTTCTCCAAAACAAAGCCAGCAGTTTCCTATTCAATCTACAGACATGCCAAGTGAGGAAAGGAATGATGGAAGAATGCAGAGAGATGGTGATGAAGCACAAGGCTCACATTTGTCAAATGAAGATCAGCCAATTCAGTCTAACATTCAGATCGATAACACAAAGCTCCAAACGCCACTCACGGAGAGGAAATCCAACATTCATCTAACAATGTCCAACAGTGACAAAATGCAAGTAGAAAGAAATGTGATccagaaaataaatgcagctgaGGAGATTCAGATGTGCATGAAAAGTTATGCAGAAGATGGAAAACAGGAGATGAACATGAGCTTGAGGGCTGCTCTTAAGAACTTTGGAAAAAAGGACAGAGATGATTTGGACAAAAGAGTTTTGCCGTCCAAAAAGGTTAAAGTGAGTTATAATAATAGTAGTGATCCCAGGCAAACTGGCAATAATTTGCCTCAGCATCATGAACATGAGCTTAGCCTTCCCAGACATCAACACAAGACTGAAGTGGAAACATCACAAACTAATACGACAGGCGAAATAAATCATTCACAGCAAAATGACCTACAACAAAACAAGCAGGAACTCTGGGATAACGTTGTTTTACGAGAGAAGAAAGTAAGAGAGACCAAGGAGGAAAGACTGCAAAGACTTTCAGTCCACAAAGATGAGATCATGAAAGAAAATGCGGAGACCGCCATGGAAATCTTTGATAATCTGAGGAAACGAGAAGAACTCAAAGGAATCCTGTCTCAGGTGCAGCAGATCGAAGGAGAGCAGTGCAGTGTAGATGCCACCTCCCTGAAGTCATTATACAGCAATGTCCCTCCTTGGATGGTCACGTCAAGAAATGccaagaaatgtaaaaaagaagaaaagaaagttgCAGAATTACAGGACGATGATCTTGAAAGCATTTCCTCAGTTGAAAGTGCGTTTGAAGATCTTGAGAAAGCTAGCAAGGAGATAATGAAGCTGAAGGAACAGACATTAGCCAAACTTGTTGACATTGAAGAAACAATCAAAAAGGCACTGTACTCTGTTTCCAATCTGAAATCTGAAGCTGACATTGCAGGCTTGTCGGGACTCTTTGACGAATCTTTGAAATCTGAGCAACATTTTCAACCCGCCAATAGCATCAAGAAAATAAGCATAGTGTCGAGCAAGACCAATCCAAGTCCTAGAAGAGAGTCACCAGAGGAGCCCCAAAATGCAAACAGTAAGCCACTTATCAGACAGTCCTCCTCTCAGTCTTCACCATCATTCATCTCCATTCGCTCTGCAAGGAAGCCTTCTGAGCAACAAAAGCCAACCATGTCGACATTTAAACCAGACACAAAGAGTGCTCCGGGTGGCTGCCATGATGCAAAGCAAGATCTGGATTCCTCTGTTCTCGAGTCATCAAGTAGCGGTCCCAGCCAAGAACGCAAAGTCAGCGTGCTTGAAGTAAAGGCTGTTCCAGAGCAAAATACAGGAATAATTGGCACCAAGACTGTTAGCGAAACATACGAGGAGAGCGACAGCTTCGGCAACgtgtttgtttcttctgtgACTTCTACATTTGTAACTAATCAGCCCGATGGCAAAACGTCGGCTTTGTTTGAAGTAGTGGGAGGTCCTGCCAGGTATGAAGTGACGACATCGCCTTTAATGCAAAGATCCGGGCGTCCGTTCGAAGATAAAGTGTTGAGCAATGCCAAGCAGAATGAAACAGTGTTTGTAACATTCAGTCAACcgaagctaaataaataa